From a single Aspergillus puulaauensis MK2 DNA, chromosome 2, nearly complete sequence genomic region:
- a CDS encoding FAD-binding oxidoreductase (CAZy:AA7;~COG:C;~EggNog:ENOG410PMI8;~InterPro:IPR016166,IPR006094,IPR036318;~PFAM:PF01565;~SECRETED:SignalP(1-17);~go_function: GO:0016491 - oxidoreductase activity [Evidence IEA];~go_function: GO:0050660 - flavin adenine dinucleotide binding [Evidence IEA];~go_function: GO:0071949 - FAD binding [Evidence IEA];~go_process: GO:0055114 - oxidation-reduction process [Evidence IEA]), which produces MAFIATALTALSSPVAASTPWAGTGYPPCDALITAGLGNRVVLPSHASYEPRIQSYWALNTRRHPYCLVQPHTAQEVSTVLTTLLGPNENGNAPNQIDGAGDWHVAIRAGGHNLGDSNNIANGVTIDLAYLNGTSYNAGTNIASIGPGAKWEDVYASLHKYGVVATGGRDGDVGVGGFLLGGGSTYYMAKEGFGCDSIANFEVVLANGTIVHANKNENEDLWRALKGGGSNFGVVTRYDMEALPDKKLVRGQRSISAKYTGQFVDAVVDFTDKQEKFDDDALIAILAHVEGEDILATIEVNTEGVQNSTGFDKFTKIPQIKPFEQNVGYLYEAARNSTLPGDAWALQTTLTFKNDAKMLNYAASAHREFAADVQKAIGKESFYSITFFQPLPSFFADISEKRGGNMFADTLKDGNAVLWTGGIFVNTNQSDFAVASARMHELVAELEQYSQSIGADNQLRYLNYADFSQDPLGSYPEESVEHMHKVAAKYDPEGKFQARIPGGFKISRVQ; this is translated from the exons ATGGCTTTCATAGCCACAGCACTCACCGCATTAAGCAGCCCCGTCGCTGCCAGTACCCCCTGGGCTGGAACCGGCTACCCTCCT TGCGACGCCCTCATCACAGCTGGCCTCGGCAACAGAGTGGTCCTCCCATCCCACGCATCCTATGAACCCCGAATCCAGAGCTACTGGGCCCTGAACACCCGACGACACCCCTACTGCCTTGTGCAACCCCACACTGCACAAGAAGTCTCGACCGTCTTGACAACACTTCTGGGACCAAACGAAAATGGCAATGCCCCGAACCAAATCGACGGCGCAGGGGACTGGCACGTCGCCATCCGCGCAGGCGGGCATAACCTCGGCGACTCGAATAACATCGCCAACGGCGTGACAATCGACCTGGCGTATCTAAACGGGACGTCCTACAACGCTGGCACAAATATTGCCAGTATCGGGCCCGGCGCGAAATGGGAGGATGTGTATGCCTCGCTGCATAAATACGGGGTTGTTGCCACAGGAGGGcgcgatggcgatgttggtgttggcgggTTCTTGCTTGGGGGCGGATCGACTTATTACATGGCGAAGGAAGGGTTTGGATGTGATTCCATTGCGAACTTCGAGGTTGTGCTTGCGAATGGGACGATCGTTCATGCGAACaagaatgagaatgaggatCTGTGGAGGGCGTTGAAGGGGGGTGGGAGTAACTTTGGGGTTGTCACTAGGTATGATATGGAGGCGCTGCCGGATAAGAAACTTGTCAGGGGCCAGAGGAGTATAAGTGCGAAGTATACGGGGCAGTTTGTCGATGCGGTTGTCGACTTTACGGACAAGCAGGAGAagtttgatgatgatgcgCTGATTGCGATTCTGGCGCAtgtcgagggcgaggatatcCTGGCTACGATCGAGGTTAACACTGAGGGTGTGCAGAACAGCACTGGCTTTGACAAGTTCACGAAGATTCCCCAGATAAAGCCATTCGAGCAGAACGTTGGCTATCTGTATGAAGCTGCTCGGAACTCGACTCTCCCTGGGGATGCATG GGCCCTGCAAACAACCCTAACATTCAAGAACGACGCAAAGATGCTCAACTACGCCGCATCAGCACACAGAGAATTCGCCGCTGACGTGCAAAAGGCCATCGGGAAGGAAAGCTTCTACAGCATTACCTTCTTCCAGCCCCTGCCCTCTTTCTTCGCAGATATCAGCGAGAAGCGAGGCGGCAACATGTTCGCGGATACCTTGAAAGACGGAAATGCCGTGCTCTGGACTGGCGGGATATTCGTCAACACCAACCAGTCTGACTTTGCAGTTGCGTCTGCTCGCATGCATGAGCTGGttgcggagctggagcagtATTCCCAGAGTATTGGTGCGGACAACCAGTTGAGGTATCTGAACTAT
- a CDS encoding Zn(II)2Cys6 transcription factor (COG:S;~EggNog:ENOG410PKFN;~InterPro:IPR036864,IPR021858,IPR001138;~PFAM:PF00172,PF11951;~TransMembrane:1 (i198-218o);~go_function: GO:0000981 - DNA-binding transcription factor activity, RNA polymerase II-specific [Evidence IEA];~go_function: GO:0008270 - zinc ion binding [Evidence IEA];~go_process: GO:0006355 - regulation of transcription, DNA-templated [Evidence IEA]): MEQRKRHCWECLRRSLVCDFTQPECKRCIKSGTPCPGYGEKEPLRLNWLAPGKVKSRTRARKTKDSGHGCKEPVITINDRAKNPDFLIIPRGCFKVNADAIFDAVDYYNSAMHPVLVGNVVGNHPFVYKIQPAHIHAGVARPDYLRLEIVCMALNHRIHSSKDPAYAQSLAPTYYHFRGLILRSLNAAMANEKTRKKYINFLMAGILSLLLADAHQGISLHWRFHLQGIQQLIALRGGLRALAGPGVEPLLLCYAYVTVLGDTSSPAHDLTMSTTLLAELDAILDDYGDKPYTFYPFPISLFAATVRINHLRARATALRPILPPTSDLKTEATEVLTTIQSFNPTTYAASRPPKSRPDWILLAQTIQSAVTIYCISSLQSVEILPYSPPLQSCKTTARQTLHTLLSKSLPTARFGTSVLWALVVLGVDAVHDSPSMRAFVSESLGPLSRAQGSYVPRMAREFLERFWASGRTDWDGCFDRPYALAMQWTVSRHGLR; the protein is encoded by the exons ATGGAGCAACGCAAACGCCACTGCTGGGAATGTCTCCGGCGGTCGCTCGTCTGCGACTTCACGCAGCCCGAGTGCAAGCGGTGCATCAAGAGTGGGACGCCGTGTCCTGGCTACGGCGAGAAGGAGCCCCTGAGGCTGAACTGGCTTGCACCGGGTAAAGTAAAATCACGGACTCGGGCGCGTAAGACGAAAGACAGCGGCCACGGCTGCAAGGAGCCGGTGATTACTATCAACGATCGGGCGAAGAATCCCGATTTCTTGATTATCCCGCGGGGTTGCTTCAAGGTCAATGCGGACGCCATCTTCGATGCGGTGGATTACT ACAACTCCGCAATGCACCCTGTTCTGGTAGGGAATGTCGTCGGCAATCATCCTTTTGTTTACAAGATCCAGCCCGCCCATATCCACGCTGGGGTTGCGCGGCCGGACTATCTGCGCCTGGAGATTGTCTGCATGGCGTTGAACCATCGAATCCACAGCTCCAAGGATCCGGCTTATGCCCAGTCCCTGGCGCCCACTTATTATCACTTCCGGGGCTTGATTCTGCGCTCGCTTAACGCGGCAATGGCCAATGAAAAGACTCGGAAAAAGTACATCAATTTCCTGATGGCGGGGATACTGTCGCTACTTCTGGCTGAT GCCCATCAGGGAATATCACTGCACTGGCGATTCCACCTGCAAggaatccagcagctcatcgCACTCCGCGGCGGCTTGCGGGCCCTGGCCGGTCCTGGCGTGGAGCCTCTCCTCCTCTGCTACGCATA CGTCACTGTCCTCGGCGACACTTCCTCCCCGGCCCACGACCTTACAATGAgcaccaccctcctcgccgagCTCGACGCCATCCTGGACGACTACGGCGACAAGCCCTACACCTTCTACCCCTTCCCAATCTCGCTCTTCGCGGCCACCGTGAGGATCAACCACCTGCGAGCCCGCGCTACAGCCCTGCGGCCCATCCTCCCACCAACCTCCGACCTCAAAACCGAAGCCACCGAAGTCCTAACCACAATCCAATCCTTCAACCCAACCACCTACGCCGCATCCCGACCCCCCAAGTCCCGCCCAGACTGgatcctcctcgcccaaaCCATCCAGTCCGCCGTCACAATATACTGCATCTCATCCCTGCAAAGCGTCGAAATCCTACCCTACAGCCCACCCCTACAATCCTGCAAAACCACCGCCCGCCAAACCCTACACACCCTCCTCTCGAAATCCCTCCCCACCGCCCGCTTTGGAACCTCCGTCCTCTGGGCCCTCGTCGTGCTCGGCGTCGACGCCGTGCACGATAGCCCCAGCATGCGCGCCTTCGTAAGCGAGAGTCTAGGCCCGCTGTCTCGCGCGCAGGGTTCGTATGTCCCGCGCATGGCGAGGGAGTTCCTCGAGCGGTTCTGGGCGAGTGGCCGCACCGATTGGGATGGGTGTTTTGATCGCCCGTATGCGCTTGCCATGCAGTGGACTGTTAGTCGGCATGGGCTGCGCTGA